One Mycobacterium paraseoulense genomic window, TGCAGGACGGTCAGCCACTGGTACACGTCGAAGTGCACGGCCAGCGGGTGGTCGGCGGGCAGGCGCTCCGGCCCCTCCGGGCCCACCTCGAGCATCACCCCCAGCGTCAGCCGAAGGTCGTTGACCGCCGCGACCCAGGCGTTCGCGTCCTCCTCGGTGAGGTCGAACCGGCCGCCGTCTTTCGGAACGGTTTCCAATAACCTTTGTGCGGCACGGCGTTTGGCGTCGATGATCTCGGGCTCGTGCAGGCTTCGCAACGCGGCGTTGAGGCTGTCGGCGGCGTCGGGGGCCAGCGGGTCATCGTCGTCGTGACGGAAGAAATCGGGCAGCAGCCGGCGCAGGGTGGGATCCTTAGGCGGATCGCTGTTTCCGGTCTTCATGCCGGTGATCTCCTCGAGTTCGTCTGCGGGCGAGGATGATTCACGTTCGTCGAGCAACCCGACCATGGCCGTCGCGAGATTCTTCAGCAGGGCGGCCTCGTGAGCCGCCAGGGCGGACCGAAAACGGGGACCGTCCGCGGTCTCGACGCGCTTCCATTTGCGCACAGGTAATCGCCGAAGCCCTCGAAGATCAACGGTCCTGCTGCAGGGTCGCCCACAACCCGGCGGCATGCAGCTTGGACACGTCGACTTCCATGGACTCCCGGCTGCCGGCCGAGACCACCGCCTTGCCTTCGTTGTGCACCTGCAACATCAGTTTGGTGGCGTGCGGCTCGCTGTAGCCGAACAACTTCTGGAACACATACGTCACGTAGGTCATCAAGTTGACCGGGTCATCCCACACGATCGTGACCCACGGACTCGCCGTGGCGTCAACCGGAGCGGACTCGCGTTGTCCTGTAGTACCCGGCTTAGCGGGCGCTGACATTCCAACCATGGTTTACACGATACCGAGCCCCGGGTGAGGTTTCCGAGCCCCTGACGGCAGCCGATACCGTTATGGAATGAACCACCCGGTCGTAACTGGGCTGCTTACCGACAAATACGAGTTGACGATGCTGGCCGCGGCGCTGCGAGACGGCACCGCGAACCGCCCGACGACCTTTGAATTGTTCGCGCGCCGACTCCCGGAGGGCCGCCGTTACGGCGTGGTCTGCGGGACGGGCCGGCTGCTCGAAGCATTGCCGCAGTTCGGCTTCGACGACGAGGCGTGCGGGCTGCTGGCGCAATTCCTCGATCCGGATACGTTGCGTTTCTTGCGCGATTTCCGGTTCGCCGGCGACATGGACGGCTACGCCGAAGGTGAGCTGTACTTCCCCGGCTCCCCCGTGCTGTCGGTGACCGGCACGTTCGCCGAATGTGTGGTGCTCGAGACGCTGGCGTTGTCGATCTTCAACCACGACACGGCGATCGCGTCCGCGGCCGCGCGGATGGTGAGCGCGGCCAGAGACCGGCCGCTGATCGAGATGGGATCCCGGAGAACACACGAACGCGCCGCGGTCGCCGCGGCGCGTGCCGCTTACATCGCCGGTTTCGCCGCGTCCTCCAACCTCGAGGCCCAGCGCCGATACGGGATCCCCGCGGAGGGCACCTCGGCGCACGCGTTCACCATGCTGCACGCGAGCGGGGAACCGGCCGAGGTGACCGAACTGGCCGCATTCCGCGCGCAGGTCGACGCGCTGGGCGTCGAGACCACGCTGCTGGTGGACACCTACGACGTGACGACCGGTGTGGCCAACGCCGTGGCCGCCGCCGGGGAGTCGCTCGGCGCGGTCCGCATCGACTCGGGCGAGCTCGGCGTGCTCGCGCGCCAAGTCCGCGAGCAGCTCGACCGGTTGGGAGCCACCAGGACCCGCATCGTCGTCTCCGGTGACCTCGACGAGTTCTCCATCGCCGCCCTGGGTGCCGAACCGGTGGACAGTTACGGCGTCGGCACCTCGCTGGTGACCGGTTCGGGCGCACCCACGGCGAACATGGTCTACAAGCTGGTCGAGGTCGACGGGATTCCGGTGCAAAAGCGCAGCAGCCATAAGGAATCTCGCGGGGGCCGCAAAGAGGCACTGCGCCTGACGCGCCCGTCCGGCACCATCACCGAGGAGGTGGTGTATCCGGCGGGCCGCCGGCCCGCGATCACCGAACCGTCCCGGCCCTTGACCGTCCCGCTGGTCCGCGG contains:
- a CDS encoding nicotinate phosphoribosyltransferase gives rise to the protein MNHPVVTGLLTDKYELTMLAAALRDGTANRPTTFELFARRLPEGRRYGVVCGTGRLLEALPQFGFDDEACGLLAQFLDPDTLRFLRDFRFAGDMDGYAEGELYFPGSPVLSVTGTFAECVVLETLALSIFNHDTAIASAAARMVSAARDRPLIEMGSRRTHERAAVAAARAAYIAGFAASSNLEAQRRYGIPAEGTSAHAFTMLHASGEPAEVTELAAFRAQVDALGVETTLLVDTYDVTTGVANAVAAAGESLGAVRIDSGELGVLARQVREQLDRLGATRTRIVVSGDLDEFSIAALGAEPVDSYGVGTSLVTGSGAPTANMVYKLVEVDGIPVQKRSSHKESRGGRKEALRLTRPSGTITEEVVYPAGRRPAITEPSRPLTVPLVRGGDTVSKPDVGAARELVASGLRSLPWEGLNLSQGEPAIPTTQIAAGRR
- the clpS gene encoding ATP-dependent Clp protease adapter ClpS, with translation MVGMSAPAKPGTTGQRESAPVDATASPWVTIVWDDPVNLMTYVTYVFQKLFGYSEPHATKLMLQVHNEGKAVVSAGSRESMEVDVSKLHAAGLWATLQQDR
- the aosR gene encoding oxidative stress transcriptional regulator AosR; its protein translation is MRKWKRVETADGPRFRSALAAHEAALLKNLATAMVGLLDERESSSPADELEEITGMKTGNSDPPKDPTLRRLLPDFFRHDDDDPLAPDAADSLNAALRSLHEPEIIDAKRRAAQRLLETVPKDGGRFDLTEEDANAWVAAVNDLRLTLGVMLEVGPEGPERLPADHPLAVHFDVYQWLTVLQEYLVLVLTGPR